One Microvirga thermotolerans DNA window includes the following coding sequences:
- a CDS encoding MFS transporter, whose protein sequence is MSAPSLTSDAAAPRADGLARHNALVLACAQALGGANPAIVVSLGGLVGQVLAQNKELATLPVSLTNLGLALGTVPAAILMRRVGRRSAYICGAAICVFAGCLAAFGIASASFVLFCLGTFISGLYGSFVQSYRFAATDSASDAFKPRAISWVMTGGLAAGIIGPQTVIWTRDLIPAAPFAGGFLGQAGLALLSLVVVSFLRPPPAPASRASAGAPGGRPLRQIVAQPRFIVAVAAGLVSYGLMSFIMTAAPLAMIGCGHPVGAAALGIQWHILAMFGPSFFTGRLIGRFGKGPVTAAGLLLIALAAAIGLSGLTIAHFWGTLILLGIGWNFGFIGATALVTDCYRPEERTRVQAANDFLVFGAVAVASFSSGKLLNAGGWESVNWLVFPPVIVALILLAWQKSGKVPAAT, encoded by the coding sequence ATGTCGGCTCCTTCTCTCACTTCTGATGCGGCGGCTCCCCGGGCGGACGGCCTCGCCCGCCATAACGCCCTCGTGCTCGCCTGCGCGCAGGCCCTGGGAGGGGCGAACCCGGCGATCGTCGTCTCGCTCGGGGGTCTCGTCGGGCAGGTGCTCGCGCAGAACAAGGAACTGGCGACGCTGCCCGTGAGCCTCACCAATCTCGGGCTCGCCCTGGGCACGGTGCCTGCCGCCATCCTCATGCGCCGTGTGGGGCGCCGCAGCGCCTATATCTGCGGCGCGGCCATCTGCGTCTTCGCCGGATGCCTCGCCGCCTTCGGCATCGCCTCGGCCAGCTTCGTGCTCTTCTGCCTCGGCACCTTCATTTCCGGCCTCTACGGCTCCTTCGTGCAGAGCTATCGCTTCGCCGCCACCGATTCCGCGTCGGATGCGTTCAAGCCGCGGGCCATCTCCTGGGTGATGACGGGCGGCCTCGCCGCCGGGATCATCGGCCCGCAGACGGTGATCTGGACCCGGGACCTGATCCCCGCCGCCCCCTTCGCAGGCGGCTTCCTGGGGCAGGCGGGCCTTGCGCTCCTTTCCCTCGTCGTCGTCTCCTTCCTGCGGCCGCCGCCGGCCCCCGCGTCCAGGGCGTCGGCAGGGGCGCCCGGCGGCAGGCCCCTCAGGCAGATCGTCGCCCAGCCGCGCTTCATCGTCGCCGTGGCCGCGGGCCTCGTCTCCTACGGGCTCATGAGCTTCATCATGACGGCGGCGCCGCTCGCCATGATCGGCTGCGGGCATCCGGTCGGCGCCGCCGCCCTCGGCATCCAGTGGCACATCCTCGCCATGTTCGGCCCGAGCTTCTTCACGGGCCGCCTCATCGGGCGCTTCGGCAAGGGCCCGGTCACGGCGGCAGGCCTCCTGCTCATCGCCTTGGCCGCCGCCATCGGCCTGTCGGGGCTCACCATCGCCCACTTCTGGGGCACGCTGATCCTGCTCGGGATCGGCTGGAACTTCGGCTTCATCGGCGCCACCGCCCTGGTGACCGACTGCTACCGGCCGGAGGAGCGGACGCGCGTGCAGGCCGCCAACGACTTCCTGGTGTTCGGCGCGGTTGCCGTTGCGTCATTCTCGTCGGGCAAGCTTCTGAACGCGGGCGGCTGGGAAAGCGTGAACTGGCTGGTCTTCCCGCCCGTGATCGTCGCGCTGATCCTGCTCGCCTGGCAGAAGAGCGGGAAAGTTCCCGCGGCGACGTGA
- the thiL gene encoding thiamine-phosphate kinase: MASAPRPSEDALIARFFAPLAAAGGLGLKDDAACISPRPGHDLVVTTDALVETVHFLPGDPPDSVARKALGVNVSDLAAKGAEPVGFLLALALPEDWTESWLAAFAAGLGEAAGDFGCPLLGGDTVKAKGALTLSVTALGEVPAGRMVPRTAAKAGDILCVTGTIGDGALGLDLRGDPAWAAALDAGERDFLAARYLHPQPRHRLAAALRENARASMDVSDGLAGDLAKMMRASGVSATVDLDRVPLSPAAARAVRAEPGLIDRIVTGGDDYEILCAVPEKKLDRLRLEAEGCGIALSVIGQVVPGHGAPVFRTAAGERRYDVGSFSHF; the protein is encoded by the coding sequence ATGGCATCCGCGCCTCGCCCCTCGGAGGACGCTCTCATCGCCCGCTTCTTCGCGCCGCTCGCGGCGGCGGGAGGGCTGGGGCTGAAGGATGACGCGGCCTGCATCAGCCCGCGTCCCGGCCACGACCTCGTGGTGACGACGGACGCTCTCGTCGAGACGGTTCACTTCCTGCCCGGCGACCCGCCGGACTCGGTGGCGCGCAAGGCGCTCGGCGTGAACGTGTCCGACCTTGCCGCGAAGGGGGCCGAGCCGGTCGGCTTCCTGCTGGCCCTCGCCCTGCCGGAGGACTGGACCGAGTCCTGGCTCGCGGCCTTCGCCGCAGGACTCGGGGAGGCCGCGGGCGATTTCGGCTGCCCTCTCCTCGGGGGGGACACCGTGAAGGCGAAGGGGGCCCTGACCCTGTCCGTCACCGCTCTCGGGGAGGTGCCGGCCGGCCGCATGGTGCCGCGCACGGCCGCCAAGGCGGGCGACATCCTGTGCGTCACCGGCACCATCGGCGACGGGGCCCTCGGCCTCGACCTGCGCGGCGACCCGGCCTGGGCGGCGGCGCTCGATGCCGGCGAGAGGGATTTCCTGGCGGCCCGCTACCTCCACCCGCAGCCCCGGCACCGGCTCGCGGCCGCCCTGCGGGAGAACGCCCGCGCATCCATGGACGTCTCGGACGGTCTCGCCGGCGACCTCGCCAAGATGATGCGGGCAAGCGGAGTCTCCGCCACGGTCGATCTGGACCGCGTGCCGCTCTCGCCCGCTGCCGCCAGGGCCGTGCGGGCCGAGCCCGGACTGATCGACCGGATCGTCACGGGCGGGGACGATTACGAGATCCTCTGTGCCGTTCCGGAAAAAAAACTCGACAGGCTGCGCCTGGAGGCGGAAGGGTGCGGCATTGCGCTTTCCGTCATCGGCCAGGTCGTCCCGGGACACGGGGCACCGGTCTTTCGGACAGCGGCAGGCGAAAGACGGTACGATGTCGGCTCCTTCTCTCACTTCTGA
- the nusB gene encoding transcription antitermination factor NusB translates to MAKPAERSAARLAAVQALYQMDVSGKGVIDALAEFEAFWIGREVEGIEFQPSDLEFFRNILSGVVQNQRPIDVKIDKALAEGWPLKRIEAVLRAILRAGAYELMFRKDVPARVVISEYVDVAHGFYHEDEPGLVNAVLDTLARDVRAGELEKKAAGHPKR, encoded by the coding sequence ATGGCGAAGCCCGCAGAGCGTTCGGCCGCGCGTCTCGCAGCCGTGCAGGCCCTCTATCAGATGGACGTGTCCGGCAAGGGCGTGATCGATGCCCTCGCCGAGTTCGAGGCGTTCTGGATCGGCCGGGAGGTCGAGGGCATCGAATTCCAGCCCTCGGACCTGGAATTCTTCCGCAACATCCTTTCGGGCGTGGTGCAGAACCAGCGCCCCATCGACGTGAAGATCGACAAGGCCCTCGCCGAGGGCTGGCCCTTGAAACGCATCGAGGCGGTGCTGCGGGCGATCCTCCGCGCCGGCGCCTACGAGCTGATGTTCCGCAAGGACGTTCCCGCGCGCGTGGTGATCTCCGAATACGTCGACGTGGCCCACGGCTTCTACCACGAGGACGAACCGGGCCTCGTGAACGCCGTTCTCGACACGCTCGCCCGCGACGTGCGCGCGGGCGAGCTCGAGAAGAAGGCCGCCGGGCACCCGAAGCGCTAG
- the ribH gene encoding 6,7-dimethyl-8-ribityllumazine synthase: MVAHTKSSNERPPVPGARILVVEARFYDDIADELLRGARQAAEAAQASVDVLTVDGALEIPATVAIALDAAERAGRPYDAVVALGCVIRGETGHYDIVAGESARALMDLSVERRIPLANGILTVENDEQAWTRARVGELNKGGGAVEAALAVLRIRRKLQEA, translated from the coding sequence ATGGTTGCGCATACGAAGTCCTCAAACGAACGCCCGCCGGTTCCCGGAGCCCGGATCCTCGTGGTCGAGGCCCGGTTCTACGACGACATCGCCGACGAGTTGCTGCGCGGCGCCCGGCAGGCGGCCGAGGCGGCGCAGGCCAGCGTCGACGTTCTGACCGTCGACGGCGCGCTGGAGATTCCCGCCACCGTGGCCATCGCCCTCGATGCGGCGGAGAGGGCCGGGCGGCCCTACGATGCGGTGGTGGCGCTGGGCTGCGTCATCCGCGGCGAGACGGGGCATTACGACATCGTTGCGGGCGAGAGCGCCCGGGCCCTCATGGACCTGTCGGTGGAGCGCCGCATCCCCCTCGCCAACGGCATCCTCACCGTGGAGAACGACGAGCAGGCCTGGACCCGCGCCCGGGTCGGCGAATTGAATAAGGGCGGGGGCGCCGTCGAGGCGGCCCTCGCCGTCCTGCGCATCCGGCGCAAGCTTCAGGAGGCCTGA
- a CDS encoding riboflavin synthase: MFTGIVTDIGEVVAVEGAQGTLRRLRIHASYDPETIALGASIACGGPCLTVVAVGAREGGCWFEVDAASETLERTTVPHWEAGTRINLERSLKIGDELGGHMVTGHVDGVASIVAREAITAGDDPWGPTARFYVKAPAALAPFIAEKGSVCLDGTSLTVNSVNDDVFSVLIIPHTLAVTTWGDRQVGDPVNLEVDLMARYVARLAEARRAG; this comes from the coding sequence ATGTTCACCGGTATCGTCACCGACATTGGCGAGGTCGTCGCGGTGGAAGGCGCGCAGGGAACCCTGCGGCGCCTGCGGATCCATGCGTCCTACGATCCCGAAACCATCGCGCTCGGCGCGTCCATCGCCTGCGGCGGGCCCTGCCTCACGGTGGTGGCGGTCGGCGCGCGCGAGGGCGGCTGCTGGTTCGAGGTGGATGCGGCGAGCGAGACGCTGGAGCGCACCACGGTCCCTCACTGGGAGGCCGGGACGCGCATCAACCTTGAGCGCTCCCTGAAGATCGGCGACGAACTCGGCGGACACATGGTCACCGGCCATGTGGACGGGGTCGCGTCGATCGTCGCGCGGGAGGCGATCACCGCAGGCGACGACCCGTGGGGGCCGACGGCCCGCTTCTACGTCAAGGCGCCCGCGGCGCTCGCTCCCTTCATCGCGGAGAAGGGCTCCGTCTGCCTCGACGGCACGTCGCTGACCGTGAACTCGGTCAACGACGACGTGTTCTCCGTCCTGATCATCCCGCATACGCTTGCCGTCACCACCTGGGGGGATCGTCAGGTCGGCGATCCGGTAAATCTGGAGGTCGATTTGATGGCGCGCTACGTGGCACGGCTTGCGGAGGCGCGCCGGGCAGGGTAG
- the ribD gene encoding bifunctional diaminohydroxyphosphoribosylaminopyrimidine deaminase/5-amino-6-(5-phosphoribosylamino)uracil reductase RibD — protein MALAIALGARQRGLTWPNPAVGAVIVDEAQGEPLILAVGATQPGGRPHAERVALAAAGERARGATLYVSLEPCSHHGKTPPCADAVAEAGIARVVSAIADPDSRVAGKGHDRLRRAGIAVEVGCMAEEARRVHRGHIVRVTKGRPAVTVKLARTTEGFAGSRQGPRLMITGEIANGRVHLMRAHADAVMVGVGTILADDPLLTVRLPGLGQRSPLRVVVDSRLRIPLGSKVVAGARERPTWVVATEAAPVEAERALAAAGVEVIRVPADGEGRALLPEALRRLGERGLTSVLCEGGPALADALARLDLVDDLVLVTGGSGRGRGDVPALGLALQERMDGLRPAGEEQLGSDLFMFWERP, from the coding sequence ATGGCGCTCGCCATCGCGCTCGGCGCCCGCCAGCGCGGCCTGACCTGGCCCAATCCCGCCGTCGGGGCGGTGATCGTGGACGAGGCGCAGGGCGAGCCGCTGATCCTCGCCGTCGGCGCGACCCAGCCCGGAGGCCGTCCCCATGCGGAGCGGGTCGCCCTCGCCGCGGCGGGCGAGCGGGCCCGCGGCGCGACCCTGTACGTCTCCCTGGAACCTTGCTCCCATCACGGCAAGACGCCGCCCTGCGCCGACGCCGTCGCGGAGGCGGGCATCGCCCGCGTGGTTTCGGCCATCGCCGACCCGGATTCCCGCGTGGCCGGCAAGGGCCACGACCGGCTTCGCCGGGCAGGCATCGCCGTCGAGGTGGGCTGCATGGCCGAGGAGGCCCGGCGCGTCCACCGCGGGCACATCGTCCGGGTCACGAAGGGCCGGCCGGCGGTGACCGTGAAGCTCGCCCGGACCACGGAGGGATTCGCGGGCTCGCGCCAGGGGCCGCGCCTCATGATCACGGGCGAGATCGCCAACGGACGCGTCCACCTGATGCGCGCCCACGCGGACGCGGTCATGGTGGGGGTCGGGACGATCCTCGCGGACGACCCGCTCCTGACCGTGCGCCTGCCGGGGCTCGGGCAGCGGTCCCCCCTGCGCGTCGTCGTCGACAGCCGCCTGCGGATCCCCCTCGGATCGAAGGTGGTCGCCGGAGCGCGGGAGCGGCCGACCTGGGTCGTCGCCACCGAGGCGGCGCCCGTCGAGGCCGAGCGCGCCCTCGCTGCGGCGGGCGTGGAGGTGATCCGCGTCCCGGCGGACGGGGAGGGCCGCGCCCTGCTGCCGGAGGCCTTGCGCCGCCTGGGCGAGCGCGGGCTCACCAGCGTCCTCTGCGAGGGCGGGCCCGCCCTGGCGGATGCGCTGGCGCGGCTCGACCTGGTGGACGACCTCGTGCTGGTGACCGGCGGGTCCGGACGGGGCCGGGGCGACGTTCCGGCCCTGGGCCTCGCCCTCCAGGAGCGGATGGACGGCCTGCGCCCCGCCGGCGAGGAGCAGCTGGGCTCCGATCTGTTCATGTTCTGGGAGAGACCCTGA
- the nrdR gene encoding transcriptional regulator NrdR yields MRCPYCGSLDTQVKDSRPTDDSSAIRRRRVCPDCGGRFTTFERVQLRELYVVKRSGRRVPFDRDKLERSVEVALRKRPVDPERVERMLNGIVRQLESMGDADVSSETVGELVMEGLKGLDDVAYVRFASVYKNFREAKDFEEILGHLASEEPEAEPSAPGKNPVRSE; encoded by the coding sequence ATGCGCTGTCCCTATTGCGGGAGCCTCGATACGCAGGTGAAGGATTCCCGGCCGACGGACGATTCTTCGGCCATCCGCCGCCGGCGCGTCTGCCCCGATTGCGGCGGCCGCTTCACCACCTTCGAACGCGTGCAGCTGCGCGAGCTCTATGTGGTGAAGCGCTCCGGCCGGCGCGTGCCCTTCGACCGGGACAAGCTCGAGCGCTCCGTCGAGGTCGCCCTGCGCAAGCGGCCCGTGGACCCTGAGCGGGTCGAGCGGATGCTCAACGGCATCGTCCGGCAGCTCGAGAGCATGGGCGACGCGGACGTGTCGAGCGAGACCGTAGGCGAACTCGTCATGGAGGGGCTCAAGGGGCTCGACGACGTGGCCTATGTGCGCTTCGCGTCCGTCTACAAGAACTTCCGCGAAGCCAAGGATTTCGAAGAGATTCTGGGACACCTGGCGAGCGAGGAGCCCGAGGCGGAGCCTTCCGCGCCGGGGAAGAATCCCGTGCGGTCGGAGTGA
- the glyA gene encoding serine hydroxymethyltransferase — protein sequence MSASEAARSHLSNSFFSASLADSDPEIARAIELELGRQRDEIELIASENIVSRAVLEAQGSVMTNKYAEGYPGRRYYGGCQFVDIAEELAIERAKRLFDCRFANVQPNSGSQANQAVFMALMKPGDTFMGLDLACGGHLTHGSPVNMSGKWFNVVSYKVRPEDQLIDMDEVARLAREHRPKVIVAGGSAYSRFWDFARFREIADEVGAFFMVDIAHFAGLVAGGVHPSPFPHAHVVTTTTHKTLRGPRGGMILTNDEDLAKKINSAIFPGLQGGPLMHVIAAKAVAFGEALRPEFKLYARSVVENAKVLADTLVSGGYAIVAGGTDNHLMLVDLRPKKLTGKAAEAALGRAHITCNKNGVPFDPEKPMVTSGIRLGTPAATSRGFGVSEFRRVGELIVETLDGLAKHGEEANAAVEASVKGRVHELTRRFPIYG from the coding sequence ATGAGCGCGAGCGAAGCGGCACGCAGCCACCTGTCCAACAGCTTTTTCTCGGCAAGCCTCGCCGACAGCGATCCGGAGATCGCCCGTGCCATCGAGCTGGAGCTCGGCCGCCAGCGGGACGAGATCGAGCTGATCGCCTCCGAGAATATCGTCTCCCGGGCGGTCCTGGAGGCCCAGGGCTCGGTGATGACCAACAAGTACGCGGAAGGCTATCCAGGCCGCCGGTACTATGGCGGCTGCCAGTTCGTCGACATCGCGGAGGAGCTCGCCATCGAGCGCGCCAAGCGCCTGTTCGACTGCAGGTTCGCCAACGTCCAGCCCAATTCCGGCAGCCAAGCCAACCAGGCCGTGTTCATGGCCCTCATGAAGCCCGGCGACACCTTCATGGGCCTCGATCTCGCCTGCGGCGGCCACCTGACGCACGGCTCGCCGGTCAACATGTCGGGCAAGTGGTTCAACGTGGTCAGCTACAAGGTGCGGCCGGAGGACCAGCTCATCGACATGGACGAGGTGGCCCGCCTGGCCCGTGAGCACAGGCCGAAGGTGATCGTGGCCGGCGGCTCGGCCTATTCCCGCTTCTGGGACTTCGCGCGCTTCCGCGAGATCGCGGACGAGGTCGGGGCCTTCTTCATGGTCGACATCGCCCATTTCGCCGGCCTCGTCGCGGGCGGCGTCCATCCGTCGCCGTTCCCCCATGCGCACGTGGTCACGACCACGACCCACAAGACCCTCCGCGGCCCGCGCGGCGGCATGATCCTCACCAACGACGAGGACCTCGCCAAGAAGATCAACTCCGCCATCTTCCCCGGCCTCCAGGGCGGTCCGCTCATGCACGTGATCGCGGCGAAGGCCGTGGCCTTCGGCGAGGCCCTGCGGCCGGAGTTCAAGCTCTATGCCCGGTCCGTCGTCGAGAACGCGAAGGTCCTGGCCGACACGCTGGTCTCGGGCGGCTACGCCATCGTCGCGGGCGGAACGGACAACCACCTCATGCTGGTCGACCTGCGCCCCAAGAAGCTCACGGGCAAGGCCGCGGAGGCTGCCCTGGGACGGGCGCACATCACCTGCAACAAGAACGGCGTGCCCTTCGACCCGGAGAAGCCGATGGTGACCTCGGGCATCCGCCTCGGCACCCCGGCCGCGACCTCGCGCGGGTTCGGCGTTTCGGAGTTCCGCCGCGTCGGCGAGCTGATCGTGGAGACCCTGGACGGGCTCGCCAAGCACGGCGAGGAGGCGAACGCCGCCGTCGAGGCGTCCGTGAAGGGCCGGGTCCACGAGCTGACCCGCCGCTTCCCCATCTACGGCTGA
- a CDS encoding L,D-transpeptidase family protein, which translates to MLSRRTLLTGSLALVFTPATAALAQQFAGNQAEWSQNYEAASRTRIRRTTTPMLSADTLAATEQTIAQYRDIAARGGWQPVRGVEGLRVGAKSPAVMALRQRLIVTGDLDPAAGESPIYDSYVEAGVRRFQARHGLSSTGTMTAATVAAMNVPVEVRIRQLEINVVRLRSFSGNLGQRYVTVNIPAALVETVENGTVHTRHAAGVGKIDRQSPIMNSKVVEINFNPFWTVPASIIRKDLIPKMQKEPNYLTENRIRIFNGAGQEISPSQVNWFSDEATRYRFRQDPGGDLNSMGFVRINIPNPHGVYMHDTPSKGIFGDDFRFVSSGCVRVQNVRDYIEWLLKDTPGWSREQIDAVFKSGERIDARLAQPVPIYWVYITAWATPDGLVQFRDDIYNKDGLGSSIPVASRVPNEPDQEMFLQN; encoded by the coding sequence ATGTTGTCTCGCCGCACTCTCCTGACAGGATCGCTTGCCCTCGTCTTCACTCCGGCTACGGCGGCCTTGGCTCAGCAGTTCGCCGGGAACCAGGCCGAGTGGTCGCAGAATTACGAGGCCGCTTCGCGGACCCGGATCCGCCGCACGACGACCCCGATGCTCTCCGCCGACACCCTGGCGGCGACGGAGCAGACCATCGCGCAGTACCGGGACATCGCAGCCCGCGGGGGCTGGCAGCCGGTGCGCGGGGTCGAGGGGCTGCGGGTCGGCGCCAAGAGCCCGGCCGTCATGGCGCTGCGGCAGCGCCTGATCGTCACGGGCGACCTCGATCCGGCGGCCGGCGAATCGCCCATCTACGATTCCTACGTCGAGGCCGGCGTGCGCCGGTTTCAGGCCCGGCACGGCCTCAGCTCGACCGGCACGATGACCGCCGCCACCGTCGCCGCCATGAATGTGCCGGTGGAGGTGCGCATCCGCCAGCTCGAGATCAACGTGGTGCGCCTGCGCAGCTTCTCCGGCAATCTCGGCCAGCGCTACGTGACCGTGAACATTCCCGCCGCGCTGGTCGAGACGGTGGAGAACGGCACGGTCCACACCCGCCACGCCGCGGGCGTCGGCAAGATCGACCGCCAGTCTCCGATCATGAATTCCAAGGTGGTCGAGATCAATTTCAATCCCTTCTGGACTGTCCCGGCCTCGATCATCCGCAAGGACCTGATCCCGAAGATGCAGAAGGAGCCGAACTACCTGACGGAGAACCGGATCCGCATCTTCAACGGCGCCGGCCAGGAGATCAGCCCCAGCCAGGTCAACTGGTTCTCCGACGAGGCGACCCGCTACCGCTTCCGGCAGGATCCCGGCGGCGACCTGAACTCCATGGGCTTCGTGCGCATCAACATCCCGAACCCGCACGGGGTCTACATGCACGACACGCCCTCGAAGGGCATCTTCGGCGACGACTTCCGCTTCGTCTCGTCCGGCTGCGTGCGCGTGCAGAACGTGCGCGACTACATCGAATGGCTCCTCAAGGACACGCCCGGCTGGAGCCGCGAGCAGATCGACGCGGTCTTCAAGTCCGGGGAGCGCATCGATGCGCGGCTGGCCCAGCCCGTTCCGATCTACTGGGTCTACATCACGGCCTGGGCCACGCCCGACGGCCTCGTCCAGTTCCGGGACGACATCTACAACAAGGACGGCCTCGGAAGCTCGATCCCCGTGGCGAGCCGGGTTCCGAACGAGCCGGACCAGGAGATGTTCCTGCAGAACTGA
- a CDS encoding enoyl-CoA hydratase/isomerase family protein produces the protein MDESTDILCERRGAAGYVTLNRPRALNALNLGMVREMTRALEAWAADPAVTRVIVTGAGDKAFCAGGDIRHLTEFGRAGRKAEALAFWQEEYRLNALIKRYPKPYVSLIDGIVMGGGVGVSLHGSHRVAGDRYLFAMPEVGIGFFPDVGATYALPRLPGRTGMYVALTGERIRRADAVMLGLATHAVDGARMEEVREALVEGVPVDRALSAAAVNPGPAPLSAHRDLIDACFSAESVPAVLRRLDEAAGKGSDFASSLAATIRSKSPTSLLIAFEQVRRGGSLDFAEAMRTEYRIVSRIVEGHDFYEGVRATLIDKDGKPRWRPASLDEVDPAAVEAYFASLGPDELEIA, from the coding sequence ATGGACGAAAGCACGGACATCCTCTGCGAGCGCCGCGGCGCGGCAGGATACGTCACGCTCAACCGGCCCCGCGCCCTGAATGCCCTGAACCTGGGCATGGTTCGGGAGATGACGCGGGCGCTCGAGGCCTGGGCCGCGGATCCCGCCGTCACGCGGGTCATCGTCACGGGAGCGGGCGACAAGGCCTTCTGTGCAGGCGGGGACATCCGCCACCTGACCGAATTCGGGCGGGCGGGCCGCAAGGCGGAGGCCCTCGCGTTCTGGCAGGAGGAATACCGGCTCAATGCGCTCATCAAGCGCTACCCGAAGCCCTACGTCTCCCTGATCGACGGGATCGTCATGGGCGGGGGCGTCGGCGTCTCGCTCCATGGCAGCCACAGGGTCGCCGGGGACCGTTACCTGTTCGCCATGCCGGAGGTCGGCATCGGCTTCTTCCCCGACGTGGGGGCGACCTATGCGCTCCCGCGCCTGCCGGGCAGGACGGGCATGTACGTCGCGCTCACGGGCGAGCGGATCCGCCGCGCCGACGCCGTGATGCTGGGCCTCGCCACCCACGCGGTGGACGGGGCCCGGATGGAAGAGGTCAGGGAGGCTCTCGTCGAGGGCGTGCCGGTGGACCGGGCCCTGTCCGCGGCGGCCGTGAACCCGGGGCCTGCGCCCCTCTCGGCCCATAGGGACCTGATCGACGCCTGCTTCTCGGCGGAGAGCGTGCCCGCGGTCCTGCGCCGCCTCGACGAGGCGGCCGGCAAGGGTTCCGATTTCGCGAGCTCGCTCGCCGCCACCATACGGTCGAAATCGCCCACCAGCCTGCTCATCGCCTTCGAGCAGGTGAGGCGGGGCGGATCGCTCGATTTCGCCGAGGCCATGCGGACCGAGTACCGCATCGTCTCGCGGATCGTCGAAGGCCACGATTTCTACGAGGGCGTCCGGGCGACCCTGATCGACAAGGACGGGAAGCCCCGCTGGCGCCCGGCCAGCCTCGACGAGGTCGATCCGGCCGCCGTGGAGGCCTATTTCGCCAGCCTCGGGCCCGACGAACTGGAGATCGCCTGA
- the hemB gene encoding porphobilinogen synthase: MSKPFPLHRPASQNEAAPSLQLAQRPRRNRKAEWSRRLVRENVLTVDDLIWPIFLTEGASGREPVPSMPGVERLTVAEAVREAEKAAALRIPALALFPNTDPSLRDPTGSESLNNRNLVCRTVREIKRAVPEIGIITDVALDPYTSHGHDGVMEGERILNDETVALLARQAVLQAEAGADVIAPSDMMDGRVGAIRQALDEAGFQDVQIMAYAAKYASAFYGPFRDAIGTSATLVGDKRTYQMDPANSDEALREVALDLDEGADMIMVKPGLPYLDIVRRVKDTFAVPTFAYQVSGEYAMIQAAAANGWLDGDKAMMESLLAFKRAGADGILTYFAPRIAEKLKSQG; this comes from the coding sequence ATGTCGAAGCCCTTCCCCCTTCATCGTCCCGCCTCCCAGAACGAGGCCGCGCCGTCCCTGCAGCTGGCCCAGCGGCCGCGCCGCAACCGGAAGGCCGAGTGGTCGCGACGGCTGGTGCGGGAGAACGTGCTGACCGTCGACGACCTGATCTGGCCGATCTTCCTCACCGAGGGCGCGAGCGGGCGCGAGCCGGTTCCCTCCATGCCCGGCGTGGAGCGCCTGACGGTGGCCGAGGCGGTGCGGGAGGCCGAGAAGGCCGCGGCGCTGCGGATCCCGGCGCTGGCGCTCTTTCCCAACACCGATCCGTCCCTGCGGGACCCGACGGGTTCGGAGTCCCTCAATAACCGCAACCTGGTGTGCCGCACGGTCCGGGAGATCAAGCGGGCGGTCCCGGAGATCGGCATCATCACCGACGTGGCCCTCGACCCCTACACCAGCCACGGCCACGACGGCGTGATGGAGGGCGAGCGCATCCTCAACGACGAGACGGTGGCGCTTCTGGCGCGCCAGGCCGTGCTCCAGGCCGAGGCGGGCGCGGACGTCATCGCTCCCTCCGACATGATGGACGGACGGGTCGGCGCGATCCGGCAGGCGCTGGACGAAGCGGGCTTCCAGGACGTGCAGATCATGGCCTATGCGGCCAAGTACGCCTCCGCCTTCTACGGCCCGTTCCGGGACGCCATCGGCACCAGCGCGACGCTGGTGGGCGACAAGCGCACCTACCAGATGGACCCGGCCAACTCGGACGAGGCCCTGCGGGAGGTCGCCCTGGACCTCGACGAGGGTGCGGACATGATCATGGTCAAGCCCGGCCTGCCCTATCTCGACATCGTCCGGCGCGTGAAGGACACCTTCGCGGTCCCGACCTTCGCCTACCAGGTCTCCGGCGAGTACGCGATGATCCAGGCCGCGGCGGCGAACGGATGGCTCGACGGAGACAAGGCGATGATGGAGAGCCTCCTCGCCTTCAAGCGTGCGGGGGCGGACGGAATCCTGACCTACTTCGCGCCGCGGATCGCGGAGAAGCTGAAGTCGCAGGGCTGA